From Methanobrevibacter ruminantium:
ATTCAAAATCTCTGGACATATGTATTACATTATGCATATATTCCCTAGATTCACGAGCAGTGTTTGTTAACAAGTATGTTTGATAATTCCTTATCTCTTCACTATCATGCCAAATTTCATATGAATCTGAAATATGTCCTGTAAAACTTTTTGTCCGATTAATTAAATCCTTTCTAATTTTAAGATATTTTTTAGAGTTTTTAGGAGGATTTTCAACATCAAAAATGTCATAGTTATTCTTATATCCTTCAATAGTTGACTCTAAAACCAAATCACTGATTCCTTTAAACCTTTCAGGAGCAAATTTTGCTGAATTGAAAAATAAAACTGGAGTCTCTAAAGCCAAGCATGGAAATGCAGCATGAACCCTATCTGTTAAAACGCAACATGCATTCTTATATAGATTTAATATATTTTCTGCTACGAAGAGTTTTTCATTATAGTTTAAAAAAGAGGTTAATACGTAAGAAGTTGGCATTCTCTCTAAATATTTCTTATCAAAAGAGTAAATAAATTCTTGATTAATATCATAAATAGGCAAATCGGTTTTTGATTTTAAGAAATCTATGATTTCTTCAGAGTTATAAGAATTTACAACAATATAATCTTTTTCCGTTTTTGTTTTTTTACTCTCTAATGTTAAAGTTAGACAACCAGAATAATATGCATCAATATCTATTTCCTTTAGAAGTTCTAAAGTAGCATAATCCCTACAGCCAACAGGACCATAAGTAGAAAGGAAATCCCTACTTTCGGGTGATGAAATTACAGTTTTTGTATCATTAGCAGATGTGGTGAAATGCATTGAAATCAGTAAAGGATCAATTGAATCTGAAGGAGGCCATGATTTTAAACAATCCAAATACCATCCATTCATAATCATTTTAACCTTTTCTTGGTTTTGAAAAAGATTTAATTTTTCATGTTCAATATAATAATCAATTTGAGGTAGAAATCTTCTTGCAGCAATGCTTTGAATTTCATTACCTAAATTAGTAGTATAACTATATTTCATTAACCCATACTTCATTTTTACACCAAAATATATTGCTAATGTATGAAAGATATTTAAAAAAATAATTAAAAAAATTAGTGGTAAATAATGAAAAAAGTTTTTTGAAAAGGACTGGAAACTGAATTAAAATTCAGCATCTCTTTCAATGTTTTCCCAGTTGTCTGTAAACCAACCGTAAACTCTTTCTAAACCGTCATCAAATGAAACAGTTGGTTTGTAACCGAGAATGTCTTTTGCCTTATCAATGGAAGACAACAATTTGGTTTTAGCATCCCAATTACGTCTTGCCACATAAGCGATTCCTTCAGGGTTTCCAGTTAATTCATTAACCTTATTTGCCATGTCAATCACTCTGTGGTCCTTACCGGAACCAAGGTTAATAGCTTCACCAATGGCTTCCTCTTCGATTCCCATAGATAAAAGCCCGTTTACAATATCTCCAACAAATGTCCAGTCTCTTGTTTCAGATCCATCACCTGTAATTGGCAATGCCTGTTTGGTCATGGACCAATAGAAGAAGTTAGGAATAACATTTCTGTATTTTCCTGGAACTTCACCAGGGCCGAATACATTGAAGAACCTTGCATTTACAATAGGCATGTCATATAAGTTATGGAAATAATTGGTATATAATTCACCAAGAAGCTTGGTTACTTGGTAAGGTGTGTGCAAGGAAATGGAAATGTCATGCTCTTCAAATGGCATTTTAGAGTCTAAACCATATACTCCACAGCCAGAAGAGGAATATACAAATCTTTCCACACCAGTAAGCTGTGCATATTGAAGAACTTTCAAGATACCGATACCATTAACCATCAAGTCAGTTTCAGGATTGTCTACACTGTTTTGGTTAGCAAAGTGAGCAGCTAAATGGAATACATAATCAGGTTTCATTTTAAAAACACGCTTA
This genomic window contains:
- a CDS encoding polysaccharide pyruvyl transferase family protein — its product is MKYGLMKYSYTTNLGNEIQSIAARRFLPQIDYYIEHEKLNLFQNQEKVKMIMNGWYLDCLKSWPPSDSIDPLLISMHFTTSANDTKTVISSPESRDFLSTYGPVGCRDYATLELLKEIDIDAYYSGCLTLTLESKKTKTEKDYIVVNSYNSEEIIDFLKSKTDLPIYDINQEFIYSFDKKYLERMPTSYVLTSFLNYNEKLFVAENILNLYKNACCVLTDRVHAAFPCLALETPVLFFNSAKFAPERFKGISDLVLESTIEGYKNNYDIFDVENPPKNSKKYLKIRKDLINRTKSFTGHISDSYEIWHDSEEIRNYQTYLLTNTARESREYMHNVIHMSRDFESKINIKNDIIENYKKIINENEKTIKKQKNLINEMQNSNSWKLTKPIRNFRSIFTKKRR
- a CDS encoding NAD-dependent epimerase/dehydratase family protein; this encodes MSKYNEYQDKTILVTGGAGCVGSNLTRRLGELGAEKVIILDNMSSAYEWNVPQLENVELIQGDILDDEELKRVFKMKPDYVFHLAAHFANQNSVDNPETDLMVNGIGILKVLQYAQLTGVERFVYSSSGCGVYGLDSKMPFEEHDISISLHTPYQVTKLLGELYTNYFHNLYDMPIVNARFFNVFGPGEVPGKYRNVIPNFFYWSMTKQALPITGDGSETRDWTFVGDIVNGLLSMGIEEEAIGEAINLGSGKDHRVIDMANKVNELTGNPEGIAYVARRNWDAKTKLLSSIDKAKDILGYKPTVSFDDGLERVYGWFTDNWENIERDAEF